The following proteins are co-located in the Diorhabda carinulata isolate Delta chromosome 4, icDioCari1.1, whole genome shotgun sequence genome:
- the LOC130892548 gene encoding 39S ribosomal protein L13, mitochondrial, which translates to MSVLNRVQQWATFARVWHIYDAAWQNPFQSAELVKKYLMGLHKPIYHPMNDCGDHVIVINSNDIALPGDEWKKRVYFHHTGYPGGASWTLAWELHQKDPTMVLKKAVYNSMDGNLQRRSTMERLHIFPDANVPTKLLANVSNQIAAPRMKPRRLDHYSEEEVKQFPKLIDLPKNYIPQ; encoded by the exons ATGTCTGTCTTAAATCGAGTTCag CAATGGGCAACATTTGCAAGAGTTTGGCATATATACGATGCCGCCTGGCAAAATCCGTTTCAATCCGCTGAActagtaaaaaaatatcttatggGACTTCACAAACCTATTTATCATCCAATGA ATGACTGTGGTGACCATGTTATAGTGATTAATAGCAATGATATTGCATTACCTGGAGATGAATGGAAAAAAAGAGTTTACTTTCATCACACTGGTTATCCAGGAGGTGCAAGTTGGACTTTAGCTTGGGAATTACACCAGAAAGATCCTACAATG GTATTAAAAAAAGCTGTTTACAACAGTATGGATGGTAACCTTCAAAGGCGCAGTACAATGGAGAGACTTCATATTTTCCCTGATGCTAATGTTCCTACTAAATTATTGGCAAATGTTTCTAACCAGATAGCAGCACCAAGAATGAAACCAAGACGATTAGACCATTACTCTGAAGAGGAGGTTAAACAATTTCCCAAACTTattgatttaccaaaaaattatattcctcAATAA
- the LOC130892835 gene encoding 39S ribosomal protein L40, mitochondrial gives MSLNNLIFTFSRLTCKIPTVARTISTNSQLLFRCTPILLAEPLKKKKKLDPAIIKAREERKKRKIEKQIRRLEKNARQLKPIEECEVPLEILDTFSTRKRYLAPSSPEILEKRALLLKKWCHYKREQHLADMQMLDRIAYSQQKALDELRKESEELYQEALQSDFQLLPFVCQGPVETPPVKHYNSPDGDYQDVSKKW, from the exons ATgagtttaaataatttgatattcacTTTCTCCAG ATTAACTTGTAAAATTCCAACTGTAGCTAGAACTATAAGTACAAATAGCCAGTTACTTTTTAGATGTACCCCAATTCTACT CGCTGAaccattaaaaaagaaaaaaaaattggatccTGCAATTATAAAGGCTAGAGAGgagagaaaaaaaagaaaaatagagaaacaaATTCGGAGGTTGGAAAAGAATGCCAGACAATTGAAACCAATAGAAGAATGTGAAGTACCTTTGGAAATTTTAGATACTTTCag TACAAGAAAAAGATATCTTGCACCCTCTTCCCctgaaatattagaaaagagAGCactgttattgaaaaaatggtgCCACTATAAGAGGGAACAACACTTGGCCGACATGCAAATGTTGGATAGGATAGCATATAGCCAACAAAAAGCTTTGGATGAACTTAGGAAGGAATCTGAGGAACTTTACCAGGAAGCTCTACAA tctgatttTCAACTGCTACCTTTTGTTTGCCAAGGTCCTGTAGAAACTCCCCCAGTAAAACATTACAACAGTCCAGATGGAGATTATCAAGATGTTTCAAAGAAATGGTAG